The Chryseobacterium indologenes genomic sequence GTAGCCACCATTTCCAGTGAAAAAATCAATAACAGGCCGGTAACGAACATTACAAAAGCTCTGGAAGGGCAGGTCCCGGGGATTCAGACCACAAGCGCATCGGGGCAGCCGGGTTCTACAGCGACCATCCGAATCAGGGGAGTAGGGTCTATCAGTGCCGACAGTAATCCTCTTTACGTAGTAGACGGAATTCCTTTTGACGGAAATATCAACGCGATAAGCCCTAATGACATTGAATCTATCAGTGTTTTGAAAGATGCTACAGCAAGTGCGTTGTACGGTTCCAGAGGAGCTAACGGAATTATTATCATTACCACGAAATCCGGTAAAAAAGGCGAGGCGAGAGTCAATTTTAATATCAGCCAGGGATTTTCCGGCAGAGCAGTAAAAGATTACGAACAGGTAAGTACCGATCAGTATTTCCAATTGTATTGGGAAGCAATGAGAAACGGCTACCAATCCGGACAAATCACTGCTCAGCAGGCGGCCCAAATGGCTACAGATAACCTTACTTCAGGTGTAGGATTATCGATAAATCCTTATGGAACAGCATATCCAAAACCTGTAGGTACAGACGGTAAATTATTGGCAGGAGCAAGACCATTGTGGAACGACAACTGGAAAGATATTTTACAGAGAGTAGCTTCCAGAAATCAGGTGGATCTGGATATCAGCGGAGGAAGTGAGAAAAGTAACTATTTCTTTTCATTGGGCTATCTTGATGATAAAGGAATGGCCATTGAATCTGGATTTAAAAGATACAATACCCGATTAAAAATCAATTCTGAAGTAAAAAGCTGGTTGAATGTTGGGGTGAACTTAAGCTATACCAACAGTATTCAGCAGGCACCTCCTTCGTCAGATTCCAAGTCCAGCAATATCATTCAGGCAGCAAGGGTAATCCCTTCTTTCTATCCGTATTATGAAAGAAATCCTGATGGAAGTTATGTATTGGATGCCAGCGGAAATACCATTTATGATTTTGGTAAATACAGACCAGCAAATGCCCTTCAGAACGAAAATGCAGCGGCAACTTTACCATTGGACAAGAATGAAAATAAGGAAGATAACTTCTCAGGAAAAGGATTTTTTGATTTTACCTTCTTACCGGAATTAAAGTTCAGATCAAGCTTTTCTGTTGATTTGGTTAATTATAACGGACATTATTATTCGAATCCACTGATAGGACAGGGAAGTGAAACCAACGGTTCAGTGACAAGATCCAATAGCAGGACTTTATCTTATACTACGAGTAATATTTTGACCTTTGATAAGAAATTTGGAAAACACCACTTCAATATCTTAGGCGGTCAGGAATTTTATAAATATGATTACCAGACCATTTCCGGAACGCGAACTCAGTTTTCACTGCCATATTATTATGAGCCTGATGCTGCCGCGTTGTTGGGAAGCTTCAGTGGAAACAGCGATAAAGTCAGCCTTTTAAGTTTCCTGGGTAAAGTAGAGTATGATTATAACAATACGTACTTCTTATCTGCTTCAGGAAGAGCAGACGGTTCTTCAAGGTTTTCTCCGGGGAACAGATGGGGAAAATTCTGGTCTGTGGGAGGTTCATGGAAAATTTCAAATGAAGAATTTATCAAAAACCTCAATGTCTTCAATCAATTGACTCTTCGTGCCAGTTATGGTGGCCAGGGAAATGATAAATTATTACAGCCTAATAAATCTCCGTTGTATTATGCTTACCAGGAATTATACAAATTCTATAATAATCTGGGTGAGCCCGGAACAGTTCTTGAAAAAGCATTGACAGAAAACCTGAAATGGGAAACCAACCTTAACTTGAATGTAGGATTGGAGTTTGCAATTCTTAATAACAGAGTTAAAGGTAATGTGGAATATTTTGAGCGAAAAAGCCAGGATCTTCTGTTTAATATGCCGGTAGCCCCATCACTGGGGATCAGTGACTTCCCTGCGAACATCGGAACGATAAAAAATACAGGATTCGAGTTTTCATTGTTTACAACGCCGATTAAGACAGATGATTTCAGATGGGATTTGGATGTTAACCTGAGTACTTTAAAAAATACCATAACGAAACTTCCTAAAGGTTCTATTGTAACAGGAACCAAGTTATTGCGCGAAGGAGGATCTGTATATGATTTCTATCTTGCGGAATGGGCTGGGGTGGATCCGAATAACGGAAATCCGCTATGGAAAACATTTACCACTGATGCCAATGGAAATACAGTGGAAGGCACAACTTCTGAATTTGCAAAGGCTACGAGAACAATACAAGCCTCCGCATTGCCGAAACTTACCGGAGGAGTAAGTACCAATATCTCTTATAAAAACTTTGATTTTTCTGCATTGCTGACCTTTAAAATCGGAGGAAAAGTTCTGGATACTGATTATACTTCAATTATGCATAGCGGAAATTCAGCGGGACGTGCATGGAGCGCTGAAATGCTGAACCGATGGACACCGGACAACCGTTATACAGATGTTCCTGCACTGACTACGACACTTACCAACTGGACGGGCAATTCTACCAGATTTTTATATTCAGGAACATATGCAAGACTTAAAAATATAAGTTTAGGATATACCCTTCCATCTGATTACTTTGAAAAAATAGGATTGAAAAAATTCAGAATTTATGTTCAGGCAGAAAACCTTCTGACATTCTATAAACATAAAGGAATGGATCCTGAACAGGCACTGGATGGAACGACGTATTACAGGTATCCGGCCATGAGGACAATTACTTTTGGTCTTCAGGCAACGCTTTAACTTTAAAATTAAAACAATGAAAAATTTAAAATATTTATCTTTTGGTCTGATCGGATTGGGGTTGCTTACCAGTTGTGAAAGTGAGCTGGAAACTGCTCCGACAAATCAGGCAAATCAGGTTGAGGTTTTCAAAACTGCAGAAAGTGCAGAAACCGTCATCAACGGAGCATGGGCTAAGTTTAATGACGATGGAACAACCTATGCCAATATCGGGTATTCAACGGTTTTAAGGGCCAGTGATGCCATGGGAAGTGATGTAGCGGTCCTTACCAATAAATATGGTTTCTCTTCTACCTATCAGTTTGCAGAAATGTCGAATAGTACAGCCGCCCGGCCTCTGTTTATCTGGTCTATGCTGTATTCGACCATTAATAATATGAACAATGTTATTACAAAAATTGACGGAACAGAAGGCAGCCAGGAAAAGAAAAATCAGGTGAAAGGGCAGGCGAAAGCCTTACGTGCATTCTGCTACCTCAATATTGCCAGCTTATACCAGTTCAGTTATTTGAAAGATAAAACGGCTTTGACAGCTCCTATTTATACGGAACCTTCGACAATCAATACGCCTGCAAAGAAAAGGTCAAGCCTGGAAGATATTTATACTTTGATTAAAAGTGATCTGACAGATGCGGATGTTTTATTGAAGGATTATGACCGAAATAATAAGGATAAAATTAACCGTGCAGTAGTGAACGGGCTTTTGGCAAGAACTTATTTAAATACCGGAGACTGGAGTAAAGCTTCTGCTTCTGCGAAAATCGCAAGAGAAGGATTTCCTTTGATGCCGGCTGAAAAATACAAGGACGGATTCAATGATATCAGCAATGTAGAATGGATCTGGGGACACGGCCAAACGCAGGAGCAGTCGGATGCGAGTTATGCTTTCCACTATCTGGATGTGTCTTCATCAGGAAGTTTCTACTACAGTTTTATGGCTGATCCTTACTTTAAGGATTTGTTTGATACGAATGACATCAGGTACCAGTTGTTTTCTTGGGATGGTCTTAAAGGAAGGGAAGGATTGCTGAGATATGCCAAGTTTAAGTTTAAACCCACTCTTATCGGAGATCTTGTGTATATGAGAGCTGCTGAAATGTACCTGATCGAAGCCGAGGCCGAGGCAAGAACAGGAAATACATCACAAGCTGTAACAGTTTTAAATCAATTAAAATCAGCGAGAAAAGCGAATGTATACACTGGTTCTTCCGCTCAAAGCGACGTGGTGAAAGAAATTCTGATTGAAAGAAGAAAAGAACTCTTCGGAGAAGGGTTTGCCCTTTCAGATATTATCAGAACGGAGGGAACAGTCGTAAGAAAACCATTTGTAGGAACAGACGGAAAACCAGTGAAAGTTCAGATCACTACTCCGGACGGAACGGTGAAAACAGTTGACGGAAGAGGGCATTCTATTTTTGCTTTCCCTGATAAGACCGCCTTTATTCCGAACAGCAAGTATTACTTATTCAGTATTCCACAGAGAGAAGGGGAGAATAACCCGAATCTGTAAGATAAAGTCCATAGTTTATAATTAGATTGATTTTTTAGCCATCGCGTTTGCGGTGGCTTTTTATATAAAATGGCTGCCTCAAAAATAAGGCAGCCATTTATCATTGTGTCAATAAAAATATTTTGTTTGTATTGAATCTTTTATACCCTTTGAGAAAAGGTAATACAAACACTCTATTCTCCGATGTCTTTCGACTGTGGAGAACGCTTATAAAATTACTTTTATTTGTTGGCTCAAAGTCTGGAGACTTTGTCTTTATTGTGATGGAAGTCTTTATAACCAAGTATCTTTAAACCATAGCTAATTTCTAGGCTATCGTTGTAAAATCCAGTTCTTTTTATCGGATTTGACTTTGGCATTGTGTTATCCCCCAAGTTCCAATTGATTTTTTACTAATTTAAAATAAGTTGCTTTATTTTGAACCAATTGCTGATGGCTGCCTTGTTCTACAACTTCGCCATTCTTTAATACAATAATCTGATCCGCATTTTTTACCGTAGAAAGACGATGGGCAATGATAACAACCGTTTTCTCTTTAAAAAAATCCTGTAAATTGTTATGAATGGTTCTTTCATTTTCAGAGTCTAATGCGCTGGTTGCCTCATCAAAAAGATATAATGAGGATTTTTATAGACTGCTCTAGCAATTAAAATTCTTTGTTTTTGACCTCCTGAAATACCATTGCCAGCCATCCCAATTTTAGTATTTAAATTAAGAGGAAGCTTTTCTACGAAAGATTTGATATTAGAAATGAATAATGATTTTTCAAGTTTTTCGTAATCGATATTTTCATCACCTGTTGCAATATTTCTTTCAATGGTATCAGAAAATATGAAGCCATCCTGCATTACAACACCACAATTTTTTCGCAGGTCTCTGGGAGAAATATCTTTAATGTTTAAATGATTAAATTCAATATCACCCTGTACAGGTTCGTAAAACTTCAGCAGCATTTTCATAAGAGTGGTTTTGCCGCTGCCGCTTGCTCCAACAATTGCTGTAACTTTTCCCTCTGGAATAAAAATATTGAGGTCTTTAAGGACAAATGGTGATTTGGGACCTTCATACTGGAATGATACATTCTTCAGATAAATTCCCTTTTCAATTCCATTCTGGGTTGTATATTTTTCACTCAATAAAGGAACATGATTGTCCTGCTCTTCATCGGGATGGGTTTGTACCTCGTTCAATCGTGTTAAACTGAGTTTTGCGTCCTGTAATGAACGGAAAAAAGTAATCAACTGGCTTACAGGAGTATTCATCTGCCCAATGATATAGGATACACTTAAAAGGGCTCCCAAAGTCATATTGCCATGTACTACAAATGATGAGGCCAAAAATGTAACCATGATATTTTTGATCTGATTGATGAATTCAAAACCGGAAAGCTGGATCTGATCCAGTTTTAGAATACGGATATTAATTTTAAAAAGTTTATCCTGAATTTTACTCCATTCGTTTCTTTTAAATTCTTCAAACTGATTGAGTTTCATTTCTGAAACCCCATTAATCATTTCATAAATTGACTCTTGGTTTTCACTCCTCCGCTGAAATTTAAAATAATCCAGCATTTTTCGTTTTTTCATCCAATATAAGGACCAGGCCACGGAAAATACAGTCAATGTCATGTACACTAATAAAATTCTATAGTCGTAATACCATAGTACTCCAAAGAAAACAGAAAAAGTAATGATAGAGAATAAAGTAATCAAGCTTTGTGAAGTGAGAAAACTTTCCACTCTTTCATGATCCTGAATTCTTTGGTTAAAATCTCCCATTAATTTTGTATCAAAGAATTTAATGGGAAGTTTTAAAAGTTTTTTGAGGAAATTTGAAATAATTTGGATGTTGATCTTTGTCCCTACCACCAGCATGATCCAGTTCCTGAAAATACCAAAAATAATGTTCCCTAAAAAAATGCCAATTGGGCCAATAAGATATAAGTAATGATTGATAGATCTTTTTTGCTTACCCCATCGTCAATTAATTTTTGAGTCAGGATGGGGAATATAAGAGTGGTAAGTGTTCCCATTAAAAGCAGGAGGAACATCCATGATATCTGCCTTTTAAATGGTTTAAGGTAGTTAAATAGATAGGTTACCGAAAGTTTTTCTTCTTTAGGTGGTGTCCGTTGGTAAAATTCCTCTGTAGGTTCCAAAAATAAAGCAACTCCTTCTTCTCCGATTGAGATCCAGGACTGCTTGAACTTTTCTTCTGATAAAGAAATATAACCATGCCCGGGATCCGCAATTTTGTATGTTCTTTTTCCGCTGAATATGCTTTTTGAAATTTTATAAAGAACAACAAAATGATTTTGGTTCCAGTGAAGGATAAGAGGTAAATAGCTTGGATCAATGCTCTCCGGTTTTAACGTTCCTGCCATTGTTTTAAAACCAATTTTATGAGCAGCATCACTTATTCCGAGTAAGGAAACTCCTTCACGGGTAATATAGCTCAGATTTCTAAGATGCTGTACACTATATTCCTTTCCGTAATGGGCTGCAACCATAGCAAGACAAGCTGGGCCACAATCCATCTGATCATGTTGGGGTAAGAAAATCATACTTTTAAATTTAATTTTCCATTCATTGCTCTGTAATGTTTTTCAAGAACTCCGTAGAGTAAGAGTTCATTTTTCCGGGGTTCCAGTTTTGCAAATCTATTGATGGTCATATGTATAAAACTGGTGATTATCTCTCCTCTTCCTGTAAATTTTTTTATGTCAGGAGCAAATCTACTGATGGTATTTTCTATAAGCTCATCATATTCATTTCTGCTATGAAGAAATTCTGAAAGATATTCAAAGTCTTGTCGGTAGATGGAATCAATATCTTTTCGGGTCTTTTTACTGGCCTGGAATTCTGTCTGAAAAGCATTGTATAAGATACCGAATAAACTAATCTTTGTGTCCAGTGAGAGTTGTAAGAAATTGAGATAATGATCAATGTATTTTATTACAATGAAATATTTTAATCTTTCATCACTGATATTTTCTGCCTTGATCCTTTTTAAAAGTTCTAAAATAATCTCACTATCCATCGTGAAGAAACTTTCTGCATTCGCCATTAAATGGTAGCCATATCTTTCAATTTCTCTTTCATAGGTTGAAATATCTATTTTTGAGATATAATGTGTGTCTGAATAATATTTAAGCTTTTGGTTCACAATTGATAATATGTCCGATAATTTGGTTTTACTATTATCATACTGAAATCTAAGTCTGATATGAAAATTAGGATCATAATATCTTATAAAAAACCATTTTTCTATCAGATTTTTCTTTTTTAAAGTTTCAATGAGAGAAGGGAGTACGGTTGCTAATAATTTATTTGCGGTTTCCACGCCTAAATATATTTTAAAGAACACCCATTCATTTGTAGGGATGAATTTTCTCTTTAAAGATTTTTTAGGAGAAAAAACTTGTAGACTTCCATTATTTTTCTCATTGATTATCGGGAAAATATATTCATTATCATGTATTTCTTTATTGTTGAGGTTGTAAAGAACTTCAACTAATATTATACTTTCTTTTTCATTGATGGCATCGCATAATATTTCCAATAAAATTTCGTTTTCGGTATCTATTAACAGCTGATTATCTCCTGCATCTTTAAGATAAACATACCTCGGGATATTGTAATAACTTTTTATAGTAGTAAAGTAGGAGAGAAGATCTTCATTTTTTTTCTGTGGAAACAGATATTTTAGTTCAGAAGTTGTTATTTTCCAGGTAGAAGGGGAAAGGATGAGGTTTTTCCAGCTGATTCTTGGAAAATGGTTATTGTATGAAAATATAAGCTGGTCAAAATTGATATGAAGATATTCTGTAATGTCCTGACATTGTAGATCACACAGAAAATGATAAATCGGCATGGAGTTGATATGAAAATTATGAGCATGGGAATTATATAATTTGATCATACATTTATGAATGCGACTCCATAATATTATTTTTCCATACCTCACCCCTACATAAATATCATCTAAGTCTATATGAGAGACCATATTATCTTTGGAAATATAGCCTAAAGTGTATTCTCTTTTTATATTTCTTACCAGGAGATTACTGCTCCTGTTGTCTGGGATATAATCAAATTCTGCAGAGATGGTGTTCACATTATTTTGACTCTCAGCTCTGATGATCTCAGAAGCTAAAGCAGCTGCTTCTGGGTCGAAGCATGTAAATCTGCCGATGAGGTTTAAAGCACTTACTCCACCTATTCCTTTGATTAATATTTTATTGTCATCTACAACCGATATCATTGCGTGCAGACTGTCCGGTAAATGAATAATATTGTCTTTCTTTTCATCATTAATTAAGCTTAGAAATTCCTCATGACTAAGATCAATCTCAGAAAGTCCTTTATACTTTGCCTTAGCAAGAATATTGTTCCATATTTTTTTTATTTTTAAGCTGTGTTCTATTTGTTGGTTTTCAGGATCCTCCATATTTACCTGTATTTTTTTTACCAGGTCAGATTGGATGGCATTATTGGAATTGGTAGAGTATCCTATTCCTATCTCGTTATCTAAAGCAATATTTAAAGGCATGAAATTTTCCCCATACCTTTCGGTAAATTTTTCTTTAAACTCATCTAACATTGGATGCGTTTGTTGCTTTATAGACGTTAATACGGATAATATTTCTATGGCTTCTCGTATATTTTTTTGTATTTTTTCCGGTATACTGGGGACTGTGGCTATATCTTTTAAATTGCAGTTGATTACAAATTTTTTATTGTAGGTAATATCCAGCTCATCCAGTATACTGAAGATTTCTTCATAATATTTTAAGTTACCCCCAATTTCTTTTTTTTTCCAACGTGGATAGGCTGTCACTAATTTTCTTTATTTTTTTATACAGTGAGTTTATTTCCGGATCGTAGAGCAGAACTTCTTTTTTTCAAACAAATTAATGATCTGGTTCAGAGGTGGTGTTTCATGGTTTAAATAAAGCTGGAATTCTCCGATAAGCAGTTGAGATTCAATCAAAGAAAAAAGATACTCTTCAGCCTGCTGTATCTCGATAGAATCAACATTTTCAAGAAGTAATGAGACCAGATCTGTAAAAGATGTTGGAGTTTGGGTTTCATTGATAATTAAATCAAGAACCTCATTCCTTTCAAAAGAATTTAAAATATAATCTCTGGAGTCTT encodes the following:
- a CDS encoding lantibiotic dehydratase yields the protein MTAYPRWKKKEIGGNLKYYEEIFSILDELDITYNKKFVINCNLKDIATVPSIPEKIQKNIREAIEILSVLTSIKQQTHPMLDEFKEKFTERYGENFMPLNIALDNEIGIGYSTNSNNAIQSDLVKKIQVNMEDPENQQIEHSLKIKKIWNNILAKAKYKGLSEIDLSHEEFLSLINDEKKDNIIHLPDSLHAMISVVDDNKILIKGIGGVSALNLIGRFTCFDPEAAALASEIIRAESQNNVNTISAEFDYIPDNRSSNLLVRNIKREYTLGYISKDNMVSHIDLDDIYVGVRYGKIILWSRIHKCMIKLYNSHAHNFHINSMPIYHFLCDLQCQDITEYLHINFDQLIFSYNNHFPRISWKNLILSPSTWKITTSELKYLFPQKKNEDLLSYFTTIKSYYNIPRYVYLKDAGDNQLLIDTENEILLEILCDAINEKESIILVEVLYNLNNKEIHDNEYIFPIINEKNNGSLQVFSPKKSLKRKFIPTNEWVFFKIYLGVETANKLLATVLPSLIETLKKKNLIEKWFFIRYYDPNFHIRLRFQYDNSKTKLSDILSIVNQKLKYYSDTHYISKIDISTYEREIERYGYHLMANAESFFTMDSEIILELLKRIKAENISDERLKYFIVIKYIDHYLNFLQLSLDTKISLFGILYNAFQTEFQASKKTRKDIDSIYRQDFEYLSEFLHSRNEYDELIENTISRFAPDIKKFTGRGEIITSFIHMTINRFAKLEPRKNELLLYGVLEKHYRAMNGKLNLKV
- a CDS encoding TonB-dependent receptor gives rise to the protein MISKNLINYKVWIPPVAAFFLGITGVSGQDSKLKKDTLKEKEIDEVVVVAYGKAKRTSYTGSVATISSEKINNRPVTNITKALEGQVPGIQTTSASGQPGSTATIRIRGVGSISADSNPLYVVDGIPFDGNINAISPNDIESISVLKDATASALYGSRGANGIIIITTKSGKKGEARVNFNISQGFSGRAVKDYEQVSTDQYFQLYWEAMRNGYQSGQITAQQAAQMATDNLTSGVGLSINPYGTAYPKPVGTDGKLLAGARPLWNDNWKDILQRVASRNQVDLDISGGSEKSNYFFSLGYLDDKGMAIESGFKRYNTRLKINSEVKSWLNVGVNLSYTNSIQQAPPSSDSKSSNIIQAARVIPSFYPYYERNPDGSYVLDASGNTIYDFGKYRPANALQNENAAATLPLDKNENKEDNFSGKGFFDFTFLPELKFRSSFSVDLVNYNGHYYSNPLIGQGSETNGSVTRSNSRTLSYTTSNILTFDKKFGKHHFNILGGQEFYKYDYQTISGTRTQFSLPYYYEPDAAALLGSFSGNSDKVSLLSFLGKVEYDYNNTYFLSASGRADGSSRFSPGNRWGKFWSVGGSWKISNEEFIKNLNVFNQLTLRASYGGQGNDKLLQPNKSPLYYAYQELYKFYNNLGEPGTVLEKALTENLKWETNLNLNVGLEFAILNNRVKGNVEYFERKSQDLLFNMPVAPSLGISDFPANIGTIKNTGFEFSLFTTPIKTDDFRWDLDVNLSTLKNTITKLPKGSIVTGTKLLREGGSVYDFYLAEWAGVDPNNGNPLWKTFTTDANGNTVEGTTSEFAKATRTIQASALPKLTGGVSTNISYKNFDFSALLTFKIGGKVLDTDYTSIMHSGNSAGRAWSAEMLNRWTPDNRYTDVPALTTTLTNWTGNSTRFLYSGTYARLKNISLGYTLPSDYFEKIGLKKFRIYVQAENLLTFYKHKGMDPEQALDGTTYYRYPAMRTITFGLQATL
- a CDS encoding RagB/SusD family nutrient uptake outer membrane protein, with translation MKNLKYLSFGLIGLGLLTSCESELETAPTNQANQVEVFKTAESAETVINGAWAKFNDDGTTYANIGYSTVLRASDAMGSDVAVLTNKYGFSSTYQFAEMSNSTAARPLFIWSMLYSTINNMNNVITKIDGTEGSQEKKNQVKGQAKALRAFCYLNIASLYQFSYLKDKTALTAPIYTEPSTINTPAKKRSSLEDIYTLIKSDLTDADVLLKDYDRNNKDKINRAVVNGLLARTYLNTGDWSKASASAKIAREGFPLMPAEKYKDGFNDISNVEWIWGHGQTQEQSDASYAFHYLDVSSSGSFYYSFMADPYFKDLFDTNDIRYQLFSWDGLKGREGLLRYAKFKFKPTLIGDLVYMRAAEMYLIEAEAEARTGNTSQAVTVLNQLKSARKANVYTGSSAQSDVVKEILIERRKELFGEGFALSDIIRTEGTVVRKPFVGTDGKPVKVQITTPDGTVKTVDGRGHSIFAFPDKTAFIPNSKYYLFSIPQREGENNPNL